TCCGACCGGGACACACGCCTGCTGACGAACATCGGGTTCACCGAGACGTCGCTGCCCGAGAACGAAGCGACCGAGGACAAGTGAGCGTGCCCGACGACGTCTTGTTCGTCGTGGCCGCCCTCCTGCTCATCGGGATCGGGGGCCTGTTCGCCGCCATCGACGCAGCCCTCACGACGGTCTCGATGGCCCGTGTCGAGGACATGATGAAAGAGCGGCGGGCCGGCGCGGTCCGACTGGCGACAGTCCTGCAGGGCCGCGGCACCTACGTCGGTCTCGCCGTACTGATGCGCGTCACGTGCGAGACCGCATCGGTCGCGCTGATCGCCCTGGTCCTCACCGACTCGATCGGCGTCGGCTGGGGTCTGTTCGCGACGATCATCGGTATGGCGGTGGTCTCCTACATCGCGGTGGGCGTCGGTCCACGCACGCTCGGTCGCCAGCACGCGTACACCATCGCGCTCTCGTCGGCGATCGTGTTGCAGGCCATCGGTATTCTGCTGAAACCGTTGACCCGTCTGCTGATCCTGCTCGGCAACGCGGTCACCCCGGGTAAGGGTTTCCGCAACGGCCCGTTCGCGACTGAGGTCGAGTTGCGTGAGGTCGTCGACCTCGCGGAGGCCAGCGGCGTCGTGGCCGAAGGCGAACGCCGGATGATCCAGTCGGTTTTCGACCTCGGGGACACCAATGCCAAAGAGGTGATGGTGCCGCGTCCGGAGATGATCTGGATCGAGGAGGACAAGACCGCGGCGCAGGCGATGAACCTCGCCGTCCGTTCCGGGCACTCACGAATCCCGGTGATCGGCGAGAACCCCGACGACATCGTCGGGGTGGTCTACCTCAAGGACCTGGTCGCGGCGGGCGGACCGGCCATGTCGGCACTCGTGCGTGACGCGATGCGCGAAGCCGAGTTCATCCCCGACTCCAAGCCGCTGGACAAGGTGCTCGCCGACATGCAGCGCACCCGTAACCACATGGCGATGCTGGTCGACGAATACGGCGGAATCGCCGGACTGGTCACCATCGAGGACGTCCTGGAGGAGATCGTCGGGGAGATCACCGACGAATACGACACCGACGAGGTGGCACCGGTCGAGGATCTCGAGGACGGGTCCTACCGCGTGTCGGCCCGACTGCCGGTGGAGGACCTCGGCGAACTCTTCGGCCTCGACATCGACGACGACGAGGTCGAGACGGTCGGCGGACTGCTCGGACTCGAACTGGGCAGGGTGCCCCTGCCGGGGGCCCGCGTCGAGTCGAACGGGCTGCTCCTGGTCGCCGAGGGCGGACCGAATCGGCGTGGACGGCAGCGCATCACCACGGTCCTGGTACGCCGGGTCGACGAGCCGGAATCCACCGTCGAAGCCGACGGTGACCGTCGCGACGGGCATGCCGACGTCGAGTCCGCGGACACTCCGCCGAGCCCCGGTGACGACGGCGACACCGACACCCCGAGCGCGCCGTCGCCGAAACCGGACGCGGTGGGGAATACTCCATGTCCAGCCGGGGCCGTTCCCATCGGGGGCACGGCGACCGAGAGCGCGACACCACCCGGAGCGAGGACCGACCGTGACCCCACCCGCGAGCGGGCCAGAACTGTCCGACGAAGACCAGAAGCTGGTCGTGTTGGCGCGCGGTGCCCTGGCCCGCGCCGAGACCAGCAGCGCCGCCGCCGTGCGCGACGGCGACGGGCGGACCTACGCCGGCGCGCCCGTCACGACCAGCACCCTGACACTGTCCGGGCTTCAGGTGGCCGTCGCGAGTGCGCTGTCGAGCGGCGCGCGCGCATTCGAGGCCGCGGTCCTGGTCAACGGCACCGGCGACGACCCGGGGATGGCCACGCTGTCCGAGATCAGCCCGGACGCCTATGCGGTGGTGACCGACCTGTCGGGCACCCCCACCGATCGTCAGGACTCCGTCTGATGGCCGAATTCCGTTCCGGTTTCGTGTGTTTCGTCGGCCGCCCGAACACCGGCAAATCCACCCTGACGAATGCCCTCGTCGGTGAGAAGATCGCCATCACTTCCAACCGGCCGCAGACGACCCGCCACACGATCCGGGGGATCGTCAACCGCGACGACGCGCAGCTGATCCTGGTGGACACGCCCGGTCTGCATCGCCCGCGGACGCTGCTCGGACAGCGCCTCAACGATCTCGTGCGCGACACGTACTCCGAGGTCGACGTCATCGGCGTGTGCGTGCCCGCCGACGAGGCCGTCGGGCCCGGTGACCGGTGGATTGTCTCCCAGGTGCGCCAGATGGCACCCCGCACGACGGTGCTCGGCGTCGTCACCAAGATCGACCGGGTCACCCCGGACCGGGTCGCGGCGCAGTTGATGGCGCTCTCACAGCTCCTCGGCCCGACGTCCGAGGTGGTGCCCGTGTCGGCGAAGTCGGGCAAGCAACTCGACGTGTTGACCGATGTCCTGGTCGGCTTGATGGACCCGGGGCCGGCCTTCTACCCCGACGGCGAGCTCACCGACGAGCCCGAGGAGACGTTGATGGCGGAGTTCATCCGCGAGGCCGCGCTCGAGGGCGTTCGCGACGAGCTCCCGCATTCGCTGGCGGTCGTGATCGAGGAGGTCATCCCGCGTGATGACGGCGACGGGGATGGCCCGTCGATGGTCGATGTGCACGCGATCCTCTACGTCGAGCGCGACAGCCAGAAGGGAATCATCATCGGGCACAAGGGCTCACGACTCAAAGAGGTCGGGACCGTCGCCCGCGCCCAGATCGAGAAGTTGTTGGGCACCAAGATCTACCTCGATCTGCATGTGAAAGTGGCCAAGGACTGGCAACGGGACCCGAAACAGCTCAGGCGCATGGGTTTCTGACCTCTGCGGTCCGGCATCGGCGAGTCGAGAGGGAGCAGAGATGGGTCGGCACGACACAGGCGAGGAAGCGCGGCAGGTCGGCCGGGGTGGCCACGAGGCCCCGACGCACGACGCCGAGGCGGGCACCACCATCGCCGGCGTGCTCCGGTCGCCCCGATTCTGGCTGGCGCCGTTGCTCCTCGTCGTCGTCATCATGTCGCTGATGGCGGCGTTCTACATGGGAGCGGTGGCCGACCCGCAACGAAATCTGCACGATTTCCCGATCGCGTTGGTCAACGAGGATCGGGGCGGTGAGGTCGACAATCCCGACGGCGGGACGACGACTCAGAACTTCGGCGACGAGGTCGCGGACGGGGTGATCTCGGCCGCAGCCGAGAGTGGGATCGCCGTGCACCGGACCGACCGCACGACCGCGCTGAACGAGCTGAACTCCGGCAAGGCCTACGGGGTCGTCGTGATCGGTCCGAACTTCACCAATCGCGCGGTGAGCCTGGGCCGCTCCGCCGTGCTGCAGGCCAAACCGGACCCGATGGCCATCGACGTCTTCATCAACAGAGGTTCGGGCACCTTCGCCTCGGCGGTCACCACGACGTTCGCCGACCAGATGTCCGAGCAGGTCAACGCCCAGGTCGGGCAGCGGTTGGTCGCCACCGTCCGGCAGACCCTGGTGAAGGCCGACGTCCCGTTCTCCGGTGCCGCCCAACTCGCGCTGTCGAACCCGGTCGAGGTGAAGGTCGTCGAGCCGACGCCGTTGCCGGACGGTTCCGGGAACGGCCTGTCCGCGTTCTACTACACGCTGCTGCTGATCCTCGCCGGCTTCACCGGGGCGATGATGGTCAGCATCGTCGTCGACGGGATTCTCGGTCAGACCCCGATCGAGTTCGGGCCGTTCTATCAGCTCCGGCAACGGCTGGCGATCTCGCGGTGGGGCACCCTCGCCGCCAAATGGACGATCATGTTCCTTGTCGCGGTGGTGCAGTCGGCGTTGTTCATCGGGGTGTGTACGGCGGTCGGCACATCGCTGCCGAATGCGTTCTCGCTGTGGGTGTTCTCGGTGCTGGTGATCACCGCCGTCGGGGTCTCGGCGAGTTCGATGATGGCAGTGTTCGGCAACCCCGGGTTGTTGCTGAACCTCTTGTTCTTCGTGATCCTCGGCCTGCCGTCGTCCGGCGGCACCGTCCCGCTGGAGGCCAGTCCACGTCTGTTCGCGTGGATCGCCGCATTCGAGCCGATGCATCTGGTCTATCTCGGCGCTCGCGCGATCCTCTACTTCGATGCGGACTTCGACGCCGGGCTGGGTCGCTCGGTCATCCAGTGCATCATCGGTCTGATCGTCGGGCTCCTGCTCGGCTGGGGCGGAACCAAGCTCTACGACCGCAAGGGATGGCATCGCTTCCCGGGTGGCATGACGTTGCCACCCCGGTTGGCCAAGCTGTTGGACGGGGAGGGACCGGCCACCATCACCACTCCGTCGCCGGCGCATGTCGCCGCGGTGGACCGGGAGAAGGCGGCCGGCGAGGTGTCGGAATCCGGTCGGACCTGAGGCGACGCATGTCGTAGCGGTGCGCTGTCGGTGCGCGGTGGAAGAATGTCCCGGTGAGGTTCTATCGGGATGAGGCCGTGGTGCTTCGCCAGCACAAGCTGGGCGAAGCCGATCGCATCATCACGTTGCTCACCCAGGACCACGGCCTGGTGCGCGCGGTTGCCAAGGGGGTCCGCCGCACCCGATCGAAGTTCGGCGCCCGGCTCGAGCCGTTCGCGCACGTCGACGTGCACCTCTATCCCGGCCGCAGTCTGGACGTCGTGACGCAGGTGCACACCCTGAACGCCTTCGCGGACGCCATCGTCGCCGATTACGGCCGCTACACCACCGCGTGCGCGGTGCTCGAGACCGCGGAGCGGCTGGCCGGTGAGGAGCGCGCCCCGGCCGCCCAACTACACCGACTGACCGTCGGTGCGCTGTCCGCGCTCGCCGAGCGCCGCCGCCAGAACGAACTCATCCTCGACGCCTACCTGCTCCGGGCCATGCACTGTGCCGGGTGGATGCCGACGCTGGACCTGTGTGCACGGTGCGCACAGCCGGGACCGCATCGGGCGTTCCATGTGGCCGCGGGCGGCGCGGTCTGCATCCATTGCCGTCCACCGGGCGCGGCCACTCCGTCACCGGGTGTGCTGGATCTGATGGACGCGCTCTTCCGGGGCGACTGGGAGCACACCGTCGGGGTCAGTTCGTCGATGCAGCGCCAGGCCAGCGGGCTGACTGCGGCACATCTGCAATGGCATCTCGAACGTCAGTTGCGAACCCTGCCGCTCATCGAACGCGAAGCACCTCATAGGCTGGTGGACACCGCGTGAGAGGAGACGGTTGATGGCTCTACGACCCGGATCGCGACCCGGGAAACGGCAGTCCGCATCCGAACCCCGAGACCGCGTCCCGGTCCGTCCGCCCGACCCGCATCCCA
This sequence is a window from Gordonia insulae. Protein-coding genes within it:
- the era gene encoding GTPase Era; its protein translation is MAEFRSGFVCFVGRPNTGKSTLTNALVGEKIAITSNRPQTTRHTIRGIVNRDDAQLILVDTPGLHRPRTLLGQRLNDLVRDTYSEVDVIGVCVPADEAVGPGDRWIVSQVRQMAPRTTVLGVVTKIDRVTPDRVAAQLMALSQLLGPTSEVVPVSAKSGKQLDVLTDVLVGLMDPGPAFYPDGELTDEPEETLMAEFIREAALEGVRDELPHSLAVVIEEVIPRDDGDGDGPSMVDVHAILYVERDSQKGIIIGHKGSRLKEVGTVARAQIEKLLGTKIYLDLHVKVAKDWQRDPKQLRRMGF
- a CDS encoding YhgE/Pip domain-containing protein, which translates into the protein MGRHDTGEEARQVGRGGHEAPTHDAEAGTTIAGVLRSPRFWLAPLLLVVVIMSLMAAFYMGAVADPQRNLHDFPIALVNEDRGGEVDNPDGGTTTQNFGDEVADGVISAAAESGIAVHRTDRTTALNELNSGKAYGVVVIGPNFTNRAVSLGRSAVLQAKPDPMAIDVFINRGSGTFASAVTTTFADQMSEQVNAQVGQRLVATVRQTLVKADVPFSGAAQLALSNPVEVKVVEPTPLPDGSGNGLSAFYYTLLLILAGFTGAMMVSIVVDGILGQTPIEFGPFYQLRQRLAISRWGTLAAKWTIMFLVAVVQSALFIGVCTAVGTSLPNAFSLWVFSVLVITAVGVSASSMMAVFGNPGLLLNLLFFVILGLPSSGGTVPLEASPRLFAWIAAFEPMHLVYLGARAILYFDADFDAGLGRSVIQCIIGLIVGLLLGWGGTKLYDRKGWHRFPGGMTLPPRLAKLLDGEGPATITTPSPAHVAAVDREKAAGEVSESGRT
- the recO gene encoding DNA repair protein RecO, translating into MRFYRDEAVVLRQHKLGEADRIITLLTQDHGLVRAVAKGVRRTRSKFGARLEPFAHVDVHLYPGRSLDVVTQVHTLNAFADAIVADYGRYTTACAVLETAERLAGEERAPAAQLHRLTVGALSALAERRRQNELILDAYLLRAMHCAGWMPTLDLCARCAQPGPHRAFHVAAGGAVCIHCRPPGAATPSPGVLDLMDALFRGDWEHTVGVSSSMQRQASGLTAAHLQWHLERQLRTLPLIEREAPHRLVDTA
- a CDS encoding cytidine/deoxycytidylate deaminase family protein, with the translated sequence MSDEDQKLVVLARGALARAETSSAAAVRDGDGRTYAGAPVTTSTLTLSGLQVAVASALSSGARAFEAAVLVNGTGDDPGMATLSEISPDAYAVVTDLSGTPTDRQDSV